The DNA region TATCTCCAGAATCCTAGCTCCCCTCGGCCAGTTTCCATAACCTCCATAGCCTGAGTGGCGAGCATAACATAACCATATATTCTTGTATGGGCAACACCAGTCCAATCCATGGTTATGACCTACAAACACAGCCTGACACCATCCGAAAGAACTATATCATTAAGACTTCTAAATTTTTCAGACAGAACGACAGCATAAACATCTGTCTTCCCAGAAATTTTCATCTTAAGTAGAAGCAacaaataagtattatatgtagcTTTGGTTCAACTTACATAATGAAAATACCAAAATAAGTTCTTAGTTGTTGCTCTCTTTTTTCATGACTCACCGGGAGTAAGTAGTGTTAACAATTGAATGTATTCATCTGTTCTTTTAAGAAGCTCCTATCCAAGTAAAGAATCTTTTCCATGCACTATTCAGCCACTCGAGAGCGTATGAATTTAACTCTTAATGCATCTAATTTATCCAACTTATAAGCCTGTCTTTGATTATTCAGGAATGCTTAGCAGGTGTATGTAGATGAATAAATCTTTCCCCAGGGAAAAAAGAGACAGAGATCAGGGGCAAATCAATTAGAatgtagaagatgaaaaactgAGCTCTTCAGTCCTTTACCTTCACAGAAGACCTTTGTTCAAGAAGCTTCATCATCCCCATTTCAGCTTCTTGAGCAGCGACTTTCTCCACGAACATTGAGCCAATACAGTGCTTATGTGAATAAAATCTTGGAGCAACCGTCTTATAAGCTTGGCTTGGTATATGCCAAAATATTATCTCAGGCACCCTGTTCAATGTCCTTATACGTTTAATATTACTCCAAATGATAAAGTATAATATAAGACATACTTTGATTCATTGCATTGACAAGTATATAAACAAAAAGAGCAAATTGCTGCTCACTCTACATGCTTTCTGCCTGCTTTTTATTCCACTTCTATCAGTAACATCCAAGAAAGAATAGAATTATAAAATACTTGCATCATTTCTTTGCGTCAATATGATGAATTGGACTGTTACCTGAACTCTAATCTAATAAGATGTGTGTGGTGTATGACACTTGTGGGGGAAAGAAATTCAAACACGAAATATAGACATTAAAACTCGAAATTGGATTACCTTGAGGTAGGATTGATCTCTTGAGATGTGTGGTTTAACCATTCCGCTTGGGCATTTGATATGACCTCAGGATATGAACCACCACCAGAATCTAAGAAATACATATATGCTATGACTAATTCAGGGTCATTCGTAGATGAAAGTTTAAGGACATAGTTCGAAACACTTGGCCATAGATCTTTAGGACCGGATTTCGAGTAAGATAAATTATTCATCTTTAGTTCATTCATCATCAGCTCCAAACGCGTTGTGCCCTTGAAGCTGCAACTTTTGCCCCCTGAAATAGAAACTTTCCTGAATTGAGCAATTTTATTCAAAATCATATCTTAACAGCAAAAAGAATTATCTTTCTTTCAACCAAATCCACTTGGAGAAAATGTGCATGTCAACATTCAAGGTTATGCACTATAACACTTTCATAAGTTCTACAAGATTGTTCATTCAAGTTTGACTGATATAGTTAACATAACAAACAAGTATTAGCTAATTTTACAAGGGATCGATCCCACTTGTCCAAAAGTTTGTGTGACACCTGCCTTTGACATAGCCTCACGGTGAGAATCACAAGCACAATCTAAGAAATGCATGTATTTTATGACTGATTGCAGGTCATCCCTTGCCGACGGTTTAAGAACATAGTCGGAAACACTTTGGACACAGATCTTTAGGAAAACGTTTTGAGTAAGAAAATGTGTTCATCTCCTATTCATATCAATATATCAGTTCCAATCACTTTTTTGCCCTTGAAGCTCAAACCTTCGCCTCCTAATACTCCTACCAGCTAGAAGCATTAGCATGTCAAGGTCCAAGTTCCCTTGCACAAGTGTTGTGAAATGCTTATTCAAGTTTATCAAGATATTCTAAAAAATATCAAGCTTATGCAGAAGTTCCTCAACAAGTATCCTACTTTTAGTCTAATCCCACTCATCCAAAAGTTCTCTTTGTATGAAACCCATCTCTAGTATAGAAACATAATATTGTAAACTGACCCTTAAAGTGACAAAAAGGTCCTTTCATAACAAAGTAAAGAGATGTAATAAGCCAATAATACCATTTCAATCCGAAAACAATGATTAATCTTCTGGCATTTTCAATCTACTTTCTCTAAGTCAGAGAAAACATAGGATAAAATCAACATTTAAAAATACATGCTATTTACAAAATGGAAAGCAAGTGAAATCTCAACAAATGAAGTATTAACTTTACATCTCTGTTTATGCGACATGAGCTCATCTTCGTACCTTCAGATTCACCGGGGCAGGAAGCATTTCCCGGACAATGAAGTGGAGGAATTCCGGTCGATGAAAACCAATCCATTGGCCACTCAAATGGCATATCGTCGTGGTTTCCAAACACGCTAGCCCATGGAATTCCCCTGTTTTTGGTCGGAGAGATTGCTTGATCCCAATATAAACTTGCATTTTGTATTGGTATGTTGTTGGCTGTAACGATATCGCCTAGATAAACTACAAAGTCTGCAACAAAAATCTTGAATTAGACAAGCATCCAGATAGTATGCCGATTAGTGAAGAACATCTTACTTCCATGTGCCTAGAGGCGGATGTAGCAAACATGCTAAGAGTTCAAGCGAACCCGACGCTATAGACACAACATATATATCTACGTAAACGTTACTAAACTTTCAACAGCAACTACGACTCAGTCCCTAACATGTTGGTGCACCTATATGAATTTTCACTCAACATCTTAACTCCACATGCCGTACTTAAAAAGTACTTGTCTTGATGGATGAGACCAGTGGAAATAGAGTATACATAATTGCAAAGATTATTCACAAACAATGAAAATCTGTTAGTCAAAAGAATTTCAATTGCAATTGCAATTATATGCGAAAATTTGTGGCTATCATATAAGTTGCCATCATAATCATGTTCAGCTACATCAAGGACTTCACTTTGAAGTAAAGGGACAGCATTACTAATGTAACACACAAGCAAGTGAAGCGAtatagaggtaagtgatcatagATTTTTCTGAAGAAGTCTCAGTAAGACTCCATCACTAGCATTAATTTATCTGACTTAATATAAGAAATTAATATCACAATATAGTAACTAAATAAAACAAATAACAAGAAGAATAACTGAGTTATTTTTTAATCTGTATCTCATGTTACTAAATAAAAGGaattgatacatatatatatagacttaTGGGGTAACATTTTATCAAATTACACTCAATAAGCTTCATTACTCCAAGTAATCATACAACACATATGTCACTTAACACtaattatttcattttttcaaatataAGTCTAAAACCTAAGTCCCtcaacctcccccccccccccccccaaaccccccTCCAAACATAAATATATACTCTCTTAGTTCCATTCTCGATGATATTCCTTACTTTTAATTTGCTCTTACAAATTGATTCCTTTCTATATTCTCATTTTACTGCCACAAAAATGTCATAACATATTTTTTACGACCGTGGTGTCTGGGCCATCTTACGcgtacctcgactaattccactaATACCTACTACCTCCCACCAGTACAGGTATCGGATAACTCTATCCTGAGAAGAAATTACCTAACATTTTGCAGTTTTGTCTCTTTTGACCACTAGGTCATACCCTTGAGGGCTAAACTATCATAACATATTTAATACTACTCCCTACATTTCCacttgtttgtctgattttgatttgaacggagtttaataaagtaaaaaagaTTTTTAAATCTTATCGTCTTATATTAAAATTATgtagaatataccaaaatgtccTTTAATCTTATAGTCTTAAATATGTCATGCGGAGAGTTAAAATTAAAAAgttgccaaaaaagaaaaaagacattcttttttaaatggaCTAAAAAGGagagttaaaattaaaaaattgccaaaaaagaaaaaagacattcttttttaaatgggctaaaaagaaaggaagataaataaattgaaaaagaagCCTTAAGAAACTGCCAAAAAAAGGAGACATTCTTTTTGAAATCGGACTAAAAAAatgtaagacaaataaattgaaaaagaggCATTAAGAAGTTGTCAAAAAAGAAGGAAGACATTCGTTTTGAACGGATTAAAAAAGAATGTAGgacaaataaatttaaaaaaaaaaactttaagaaGTTGTCAAAAAAAAAggagacattcttttttaaatagactaaaaaaattaagaaaaacaaATTGAAAAAGTGGCATTACAAGTTTCaaccgtcttttttttttttttaaatttcgtgccCCATTAATCAAAAGCAGCATCAACAACTATAGCATCAAGCCATCAAGAACTATGTCTCGGTCCCAAACAAATGGGGTCGACTAAATAAATACTCACATATTCAGTGACCATATTTCTCCATTTAAGCTTCACCATCGTACGTGTCCAATCAAATACATTCAGTAAAATTAAACAGAGGAAATATTAGTTAgctaaaatttaataaaaatgtggATACTATCGTCAGTCACCAGGATGTTCTTGGTCGAGTACAGTAGACATAACATTAATGGAGTTCACATCTTGACGTGGCCCCCAATCAGTCCACGTGTCTTCTCCGAAATGCAAGTCTGCAAAAATAGCTATCTTGAACGATGAACCTGGCTTTACGTGTAGAGTACTAGTATCTTCCAATGGTAAATTATATGAATGAACGGTCAGGATTAATTGGAGAATTAGAGAGATTAAGAAGAAGACAGTGGATATATGAAATGGAGACATCATAATTATGGGAGGCTTGTAATGAAGAATCCAACTGCCGTTTTTATTATTAGCAGTAAGGGGTCGTTTGATTAAAAACAAATTACATTGGAATAAGTTATGCCGAAATTAATTATGTTAGGATAAGTTAGGTTGAGATTAGTTATTTTGGAGATATTTTTTATTGACTGTTTGGTATGTTGGACTAAAAGTATTATATATTGGATAATTTTTAAAAagaagaggttttttttttttatcccagGATAACTTATTTCACCCTCTAAAAGGTATAAGTTAACTCAGTACTATTTTTACTCCTGGAATAACTTATCCCATGATTACTAATCAAACAAGGGATAAAAAAttactaaatttttatcccagaattatttatgtttatccttcgtaccaaacgagccctgAGAGATataggtgccgtttggccataaatatcaaaaaatatttaacttttttttttttgaaaattttggaattggagttgtgttttgccataatttttgaaattgtagtttttggtgaaatgtagttgtaaaaaaatataaaaaaaaatgaaaaataagttttttgagtttttggtattccggaatacaacttcaagttgtatccggaattttcatggccaaggGCTAATTccggaaaaaaagtgaataatgtTTATGGTCAAACGGCACCATAATTAGAGGTGGTTTGTAATTTACTCATGGTGATGTGAAATGACATAACTACCCTTCACTAGTTTGGGTTCAACTTCTTATCACTTTGCCTACATTTAGGTCACCAAATATATCACCAAAGGTTGTAAGGGGTGATAAAGTATATCTTCTTTCTTAATTAAAAATTTAGAAGTTGAGCGTTGAAAATGAAATCGTAATTGGTGAACGGGACTTCTCTGTGTGAATCCGAATTGAATGGACCTCAAAGCTGGTAATAATGGACATGGTGGGAAACCTAAAAAGAAAAAAGGTCATCAAATTTGAATTTGCCACTTATTAATTCTTCGGCTAGTTTTGCCAATATACTATTTTATGTGGAATTTTAAGAATAACAtagttgacaaaaaaaaaaagacttcaaACTTCTCATGTTATTTTTAATGACATGATTTTAGAGACACAAATATGTCGTGGCAAATTTAATAGAACAAGTCTCAAAAGTCTTTCTTCATTTGTTAAACTTTTTACATAGTTAAACACTGtcacataaaatgaaacagaAGGAGTACCTTTTTTCTTCAGATAATGACGGCGTCCAAATTAGCTATCGTGCACATCAATTATTCCACCGCATATTTGCTACCTTCCACCAATATAAAATACATGGTAACTCTAACTCTACCTGAAATCAGGTAATTTGTCTTAATCGGCGATGGTTTGCTCTCATATCATGTATCTAAACAAAaagaatttttctttttcttgtttgtttTCATATTATATGATTTAAGCCAATAGATCTGATAAATATACACAATGTATATACAATCCAAATAACTATTAAAGATCAAGTCTTATaatgagatatatatatatagacttgtAACACAAGTGAGTGTTATAATTATAGAAAATAAATGTATGTTAAAGTTCCAACAAAGATAATATATCAACTTAGTGTTATAATTAAATTGAGGGGCGAGAACAACAATCATGTACCTACAGTTAACAATGCAGCGGAAAAATAGTTGAACTCACCACCAAAAAAGTTACCCCTAATCGAACTTCAATGCACTAGGAAACAACGTTTAATCACGAACTAAATGCTTTTTCCTTTTGTGTGTTTTATGGAAGAACAAGGGAAGAATTCTTTCTTTTATGAAGAGGAAATGAGCGTTGATTTTCTTCTTAGAAAGAGGAAAAAATTTCCACACCACTATAAAATGATATGCTcacttttaaaaagaaaaaatcaacGTGTGGAGTAATAACTTTTCTACTGTAAAGTTTTGGTTTAACTGCTCTTATCCTTATTTCTTTTGCACGGGTCGGATCAGCCCATATGCGACCCACGGCCCAAAATCCAACACTTAGAATTAGGCCTATTGCTTATTCTCAAGTCCAAAGCAAAATGcaaatagaaaaataagaaaaaaatgaagagacATCATATTGTTCAACAAAATATTAACATAGGCTTAACATgatatttccaaattccaaaggACCAATGTCTATCTTTACATAAGATTGAGGGTGTTTTTGTCCTTGCATAATTGCATAGAAGCACAGAAGAATATTACAagtactagacggcctatgcccgtgctatgcacgggcccaacactttagattatagtgcatttatgtgtatgtagttgtttttgaatagtgataatatatatatatatatatatatatatatatatatatatatatatataaagtatatattatgttcaaaacacgattaatataacattatagtttgtgctccgtatctaaaattttattatattaatgtttgcaaTGAACACAAAAtcagcaaatttattaatattttttaaaagagaagacttgtttaaaaggaaactattttcttctgtttgagataaaacaataccAATATTTAAGTATCAGTTGatacttttcaattttaattcgattaatttaaaagtgtaaaatacttattattttttatcaaattttgatttggacaattctaattcaaattattaaattaattttacatgtttaaaacgaaacaaagtagaaatttattttttatataaacgaagaaatactattttttaatttttagtaaatattctcgatttagctcattttacttgtcatgttgtcttttgcatggttttttaagaaaacgtcgattagaattataatttgactaatttaccttattcattatttgatctgcatttgatatatatttttttttacgacattaatttcttttcaaatttattagagtaagaataaaaataaaaaaagaattaaattctatcttattttaaaatataaatattttaagtatatttattttagtaaacataacaaataaatgacatggcggaatagcaaatacaatagtttaatatctagattagatctcaggctaatatatataaaaaaaatggtttgactacttaaccttttgaagaaaagcaatttcatggattgactcgcacgtggtaatgaattcatcattattgacttaataagatacattggaaattacatgaatattttttgattttttaatagggggtgcacttttttttgacattattaatttgcactatatatatatatatactatgttcaaaacatgattaatataacattgtagtttatactccgtatttaaaactttattatattagtgtttactacgaatacaaagtctgcacttgtcacacccctttttttacCCCGGAGAGTTAAAATTAGAGTACGACGTATTGGAGATttctattttttgtttgtttgttttaaggagtcaccacctaattattttatggtgaattaggacacctaaatttattaaagttatttttaaagttagctctatttaaagtctgcgaaacttaagattctaggtaagggttcaattagtctaaaaggaggtattaggcatcctttaagacccattaacaatggttaaccgaccagacttacgattagttaggctaagtgtaaatgtaatgttatagaaaagaaaaaaaaacagttttgtaAGTATCGGTGAAGTTTtaaatataataatgttattaaaAAGAGATTTATAGAAACTATAGTAATTTGCATGAAAGAGGATTCTAAGTGTTGTTTAAAAGTAAGCCCTATGAGATGCTATTAGTTCAAATATGTAAAAGTTTTTAACACATACACGTTTCAGGTGTAGGAAAAAATTAAAGTGAAGAAGTTACCCACGTAATTAGTTTGCCTTTTATCTCTCAAAATGATCCAACattagtgtaaaatttgtgatgttttgaagaagaaaaaaattatattatgtgAATGCCTTTGACGTTGGACTTGATTTTTTAGCAAACTCGATTGGCCCAATTCTACATTTAAAAGTTAGTCTCATGCTAATCTTaaatcatcatatcaagtatcaaaATATCAAACACGCACCCAACGAAATTATTCAACGCACATTCAAACGACATAATAAACAGAGTGAAaagacaaaaataaaagaaaaggagaaaaggaAATCGCCATGGGCGAGCTCCAAGCGAATTTCATCGCTTTCTTGTTGTAGGATGAGATTAAGGAATAAGGACAGATGTCGACTCCATGCACGGATAATGTATTAACACCGGGTCTCAATTCTAGAACTCTATTTTTGAGTgagtcccgaattaagactccatttgctccaatgtgtacatgtaaaaagaAGAAATAACAAATTCAGGGAGAAGATCTTATTCTCAATCAGAAATCAACGAACCAAAGAATGCGGATTTCTAAGTAATAGATCATAACGTGCTTCTAACGTTAAAATATATGAAGACGACATCTTGTTTTTTTGCACAGATTCAGGATATCAAATAAAACGGATACGACTAGTGGTGATAGACACAAAAGTAGATATAATTTCTGAAAAAAAATAGACACCTCCAAATATGACTGCCGAATAACACGTTGAATCACACTTTAAAATGAGACAAGCAAGTTTCAACTAATTCATCATTcaggatttaaaaaaaaagataggGCTTCTATTGTTTTAGCAGCAAGGTTAGAAGGTCGTAGCTTCAGCTATTATTGAAGGCGACAAACATATCTCTTTTAATCATTTTTCTAAATGGATGAGCATTTTTTAAATGAAGTCTCTAAGAAGACTTGTGATTTACTTTTAACCATGCAAATCCTAGTAATCATAATTTCTCAAATAAGTAAAAGATAAAAGAACTTGCTGGCTAGCAAACCAGAACGTATTCCCCGATAAAAGATTGTGCAGTTGAATGAGACACTTGAGGGAAATTTAAATCACGACTCTTTGACATATGATACAAGGGATACTTGACTAGAAATATTCCCTATAGTTATGTAGTATGAACATGGTTCCTATTTTGAATAAATTCTTACACATACTCCAAAACTAAATTCTTACTACTCAAAGAAAATCCTAATACACGTCTTTTAACCAGGAAATATTTTGAACAAAAGGATAAGATTTTATACTCGGAACATGATACAAAGCGGACGGGCAAAACAAAATCGATAACTACTTCATAGTATCTAATAATAAGATGAAAGAAAACTACTACCACATACAAATATTCTTGGAACAGGGTAAAATGCAAAAGGAGAGCAGTAACgacctttttcgggtgcagtgaaatggggcgtcgaggtctcgaatctattctcgtattgacagattcgaaactcgagtaaaaaaaaaattaaagcacCTCTGTCGTAGTTAAAGTTCTTGCGGAGCAACGATGAAAGTTAATCGACTACTCAAGAATTTAATCTTTCGTCACAATTCTCATGTTTCAACAAAAAAGTGTTTTCCTGATTTTTAAAGTTCAAAACCAGATTAAAACAAAGGGAAGCTAAAGACTGTATTGAGATAACATATTCGTGTCTCCCCCTCCCCCCGTCCCCCTTCGGGTAAGAACTAGAGATGTATTTATAGGAAAAGGTTAGGGTTTCTTTTTGAACGTGAGATTTTGGCTCCAAACAAAGTTCAAGGAGCCGTTTGGAAGTCAAGAATCGAATCATTAAAGTTGGTTTGTTTCGGAAAAAAAATgggaaagtattttttttttgttgccattttTGTTGACCGGAGCGTTGAAGATAGCACGAAAATAAGGAAGATTGCACGAAAGTGGGGCGACAAGAATCTGCCATTGTTGAAAAATggagccccttttttttttcaaaagagaaGAGATGAGAGAGAGAGGGGGCTGTGCGGCCATCTTGTTTTCCTTAGGCTCCTTTTTTGTTTCATTAGGTTTAGGGTAGAAGAACAAAAGGGTGGGCCGGTCGGGTGGTAGATAATGGGGCCGAATTATTTGGGCCGGACGGTTAAATTATGAAGGAGGTGGGTAATGGGCTGAAAGGTTAAGGGATTAGAGTGTGGGCTGATATAATTTAGACTTCATACAGATTGGGTTCAGTCGTTTGGCTGAAAATATGGTCATTCTTCATTTATTTAATTacttttgggcttctaatttaacaactagcacaatatatactatatgaagacaattaatatgtaaaaaaatgagggtttaacaaagtgttgttttGTAATTAATTTggcgattccaaacccgaaaatgaaacgatgacgaacattaaaaatttgtgataaagtaatgctcgtaatgtttaaaaataagagtagtgaaaaaataatagtagtgaaaataaagtatttagttctttagtaaatttagaagcccgagtgaATAGAATTAAATAAGGGAggaacaaaattgggtgtcaacaacacttttttttttacattattttttttttaatatggggttcactttttttttttatattacttgattttgttaatatggggtccacttttttttaccgtgagtttggagatggtgggatccactttttttttatattgtttgatgtcgtttagtatggggtccaccctttatggggtgcacttttttttggcattattagtttgtactatttttatgcatataatatatatatatatatatatatatatacatatactaggttcaaaacacgattactataacattgtagtttgtgatccgtatctaaaactttattatattagtgtttgctacgaatataaagtctgcacttttttttaaaacattatatttttttaatatgtggttcacttttttttttttgatattgcttgattttgataatatggggtccactttttttttttcccatgagtttggagatggtgagttccattttttttcttccttttttttttgttcggtgttatttagtatggggcccactccccctttttttttaagggacaacggacgacgaagcatgggtctaaatctatgctttatatagtttttttttattaattttttgtatattgcttggtgttgtttagtatgggccccacccttttgaacattattagtttgcactatttatatatatatatatactatgttcgaaacacgattaatataacattatagttcgtgctccgtatctaaaactttattatattagtgtttgctatgaatacaaagtctgcacttttttttttttacattgtttgtttttttaatatgggattcacttttttttttttttttttttttttatatatattgcttgattttgtcaatatggaatactatgttcaaaacaagattaatataacattgtagtttgtactccgtatctaaaactttattatattagtgtttgctacgaatacaaagtctgcactcttttttttgacattgtttgtttttttaatatgggattcatttttttttatattgcttgattttattaatatggagtccaccttttttttcccgtgagtttggagatggtgggttccactttatttacctctttttaaaaataaaaaaaattggttggtgtttttttttttttttaatattggttggtgtttaatatggggaccacactttttttttaaaaagtattttaagtatgttgctgtacaataatttcatttgctcccactaatgggttgatacgcatgtggaaATAAATCCattattattgatttaattgtttgattttctaagcacttttgtattttaagtatgttgctgtacaataattccatttgctccctctaatgggttgatacgcatgtggcagtgaatccatcaggctatatgggcccacaattttttttttcaaaaattggaaaacggatatatataagtattttaagtatgttgttgtacaataatttcatttgctcccactaatgggttgacaTGCATGTGGCAATagatccatcattattgatttaattgtttgattttctaagcatttttgtattttaagtatgttgctgtacaataatttcatttgttccctctaatgggttgatacgcatgtggcaatgaatccatcaggctatatgggcccacaattttttttttcaaaaattggaaaacggatatatatatatatagaagtattttaagtatgttgttgtacaataatttcatttgctcccactaatgtgttgatacgcatgtgacaataaattcatcattattgatttaattgtttgattttttaatatgggattcactttttttttaatattgcttgatttttttaatatgggatccactttttttcccgtgagtttggatgtggtgggttctacttttttttcttctcttttttatttttattttttattactggttggtatttaatatggggcccattatttttttaaaatattaatagttgtgttaaaatatgtgggccacaattttttttttaaatattagtagttgtttttaaatattagtaattgtttaaaatatgtgggcccaaaaatttaaaaaaaatattaatagttATTTAAAATATATGGGCTCATAATTATTTTTTTAGCCCACAAACGGACAACGAAAGAGTGCTACAAAAGGACGACCAAAAAGTGCCCACACTCACCTTTCTATATTgtagtaaagtaaagtaaagtaatttCAGTAGCCCTTTATCTGTCTGCATTGACACGTGGCACTTATGCATGAGAATATTGCTCAACGAGAAAGGAATATGCTAATTAGCGTCGTCATCATTGTCAATATGCACAAGCAATATGGCAAAATAGCTAAGTTGCACTAATTCTTAATTTATGACC from Lycium barbarum isolate Lr01 chromosome 10, ASM1917538v2, whole genome shotgun sequence includes:
- the LOC132615863 gene encoding probable inactive purple acid phosphatase 16, yielding MMSPFHISTVFFLISLILQLILTVHSYNLPLEDTSTLHVKPGSSFKIAIFADLHFGEDTWTDWGPRQDVNSINVMSTVLDQEHPDFVVYLGDIVTANNIPIQNASLYWDQAISPTKNRGIPWASVFGNHDDMPFEWPMDWFSSTGIPPLHCPGNASCPGESEGGKSCSFKGTTRLELMMNELKMNNLSYSKSGPKDLWPSVSNYVLKLSSTNDPELVIAYMYFLDSGGGSYPEVISNAQAEWLNHTSQEINPTSRVPEIIFWHIPSQAYKTVAPRFYSHKHCIGSMFVEKVAAQEAEMGMMKLLEQRSSVKAVFVGHNHGLDWCCPYKNIWLCYARHSGYGGYGNWPRGARILEITQQPFSLKSWIRMEDGCVHSEVLLSSSARKE